The Phaenicophaeus curvirostris isolate KB17595 chromosome 25, BPBGC_Pcur_1.0, whole genome shotgun sequence genome has a segment encoding these proteins:
- the LOC138730961 gene encoding 5-hydroxytryptamine receptor 3A-like yields the protein MVYAILGVDEKNQVLTTYIWYRQHWTDEFLRWDPSRFDNLTQISLPMENIWVPDILINEFVDVGKSPHVPYVYVDHHGEVQNLKPIQVMTACSLDIYNFPFDVQNCSLTFTSWLHHIRDLNLSLWRQPELIKFDRSIFMNQGEWELLYILSHFQEFSVKSSDSYAEMKFYLVIRRRPLFYTVSLLLPSIFLMVMDIVGFYLPPNSGERVSFKITLLLGYSVFLIIVSDTLPATAVGTPLIGTYFVVCMALLVISLTETILIVRLVHKQDLQPHVPDWVKRLLLERAPALLCIRDRKKFSQSRTQSSDISRQVENNDSTAKLNHYGCDDPREGESTGFAVHTTGSPLTHGVLREVTAIRQFLERRDEFRGVAHEWLQVGYVLDVLLFRAYLLAVLAYSLTLGTLWSVWRDA from the exons ATGGTCTACGCCATCCTCGGCGTG GATGAGAAGAACCAGGTGCTGACCACCTACATCTGGTACAGGCAG CACTGGACGGATGAGTTCCTCAGGTGGGACCCGTCGCGCTTCGACAACCTGACGCAGATCTCCCTCCCCATGGAGAACATCTGGGTGCCCGACATCCTCATCAACGAGTT CGTGGACGTTGGGAAGTCCCCCCACGTCCCCTATGTCTACGTTGACCACCACGGGGAGGTGCAGAACCTCAAACCCATCCAAGTGATGACCGCCTGCAGCCTGGACATCTACAACTTCCCCTTCGACGTCCAGAACTGCTCTCTCACCTTCACCAGCTGGTTGCACCACA TCCGCGACCTCAACCTCTCGCTGTGGCGGCAGCCGGAGCTGATCAAGTTCGACCGGAGCATCTTCATGAACCAGGGCGAGTGGGAGCTGCTCTACATCCTCAGCCACTTCCAGGAGTTCAGCGTCAAGAGCAGCGACAGCTACGCTGAGATGAAGTTCTAC TTAGTCATCCGGCGGCGCCCCCTCTTCTACACCGTcagcctgctgctccccagcatctTCCTGATGGTTATGGACATCGTGGGCTTCTACCTACCTCCCAACAGTGGCGAGAGGGTCTCTTTCAAGATCACCCTCCTGCTGGGCTACTCGGTTTTCCTCATCATCGTATCCGACACGCTGCCGGCTACTGCTGTTGGCACCCCGCTGATAG GCACCTACTTCGTGGTGTGCATGGCACTGCTTGTCATCAGCCTGACGGAGACCATCCTGATCGTGCGCTTGGTGCACAAGCAAGACCTGCAGCCCCACGTCCCCGACTGGGTGAAGCGCCTGCTGCTGGAACgagcccctgccctgctctgcatCCGGGACAGGAAGAAATTCAGCCAGAGCAGGACGCAGAGCTCGGACATCTCCAGGCAGGTGGAGAACAACGACAGCACAG CCAAGCTGAACCACTACGGCTGCGATGACCCCCGGGAGGGCGAGTCAACGGGCTTTGCCGTGCACACGACGGGCTCGCCGCTGACACACGGCGTCCTGCGTGAGGTCACGGCCATCCGCCAGTTCTTGGAGAGACGCGACGAGTTCCGTGGCGTGGCCCATGAGTGGCTGCAAGTGGGCTACGTGTTGGACGTCCTCCTCTTCCGCGCGTACCTCTTGGCCGTCCTGGCCTACAGCCTCACGCTGGGCACCCTCTGGTCGGTGTGGCGGGACGCCTGA